A window of the Apostichopus japonicus isolate 1M-3 chromosome 8, ASM3797524v1, whole genome shotgun sequence genome harbors these coding sequences:
- the LOC139971232 gene encoding uncharacterized protein isoform X1, with protein MLKSSINVSVKSVLVDVTHSPLAFANIMAVTIRIFVCFVLFWITFCILPSSTAGVGSTDQSSGACASQPCENDGNCMEVNAAFICVCPDGFNGLRCENNVSRPKSEADACTSNPCNAGICVSSGPDRYTCMCTAGWEGENCERDVDECRISNANCETDLTCVNTEGSYTCENLTCKDNPCQNGGLCHQPIGSYPRCLCSEGFTGLHCDMEIIATTSPEPDVGICDREPCQNQGECTPSTSSPSGFTCRCFSGFSGALCDVPLHVVCLYDEVTYHEADVRYVDCNECHCQKGSWFCTKKFCGTIHGSFHFINNYDLIEEDAEEFQRLLREDLINVFSIPQEMLDDIEVSPGSIQVDITLVSLQAQNDVKKISADIESMLSTANYSFTFQGEELMVDPDSVFFEMEQSQAPSSTDPNMIAPAWDLDTLYIIIIVISIGIMVLFILLLCLARVCVKRHKAKTKAKQYQQGENGEAHNLNNSRQITTIPNHLYAVIDNSENYQDVDDVSISMEDSSAYHTYEKPSTNGSNLAMQPTLEYKELEPYRDHEEETCCQLERDILENTDL; from the exons ATGTTGAAAAGTTCTATCAAT GTTTCAGTTAAATCCGTTCTGGTTGATGTTACACACAGCCCTTTAGCGTTTGCCAACATCATGGCCGTCACCATCCGCATTTTCGTGTGCTTTGTGTTGTTTTGGATCACATTCTGTATTCTTCCTTCAAGTACAGCAGGCGTAGGATCAACTG ACCAGAGTTCAGGAGCCTGTGCAAGTCAACCATGTGAAAATGATGGAAACTGCATGGAGGTTAATGCTGCTTTCATCTGTGTTTGCCCAGACGGTTTCAATGGACTGAGGTGTGAGAACAATGTGTCTAGGCCTAAATCAG AAGCTGATGCTTGTACAAGTAACCCTTGTAATGCCGGGATCTGTGTCAGCAGTGGTCCCGATCGGTACACGTGTATGTGTACAGCCGGCTGGGAAGGTGAAAACTGCGAACGAGATGTAGATGAATGCAGGATATCAAACGCAAACTGTGAAACAGACCTGACCTGTGTGAATACAGAGGGAAGTTACACTTGTGAAA ATTTAACATGCAAAGATAATCCATGTCAAAACGGCGGCTTGTGTCATCAGCCAATAGGATCCTACCCACGATGCCTCTGTTCGGAGGGGTTCACTGGGTTACACTGTGATATGGAAATAATCG CCACAACGTCACCGGAACCCGATGTTGGAATATGTGACAGGGAACCCTGTCAGAACCAAGGAGAGTGTACCCCGTCGACATCGAGTCCGTCTGGATTCACCTGCCGATGTTTCAGCGGCTTTTCTGGAGCCCTTTGTGACGTTCCTCTTCACG tCGTCTGTCTGTACGATGAAGTCACGTATCACGAAGCCGACGTGAGATATGTCGATTGCAACGAATG CCATTGCCAGAAAGGATCCTGGTTTTGCACAAAGAAATTCTGCGG GACAATTCACGGCTCCTTCCATTTCATAAACAATTATGACCTGATAGAGGAGGATGCCGAAGAATTTCAAAG GTTGTTGCGAGAGGATCTCATCAACGTTTTTTCAATTCCACAAGAAATGTTAGATGACATAGAG GTGTCTCCGGGTAGTATTCAGGTCGATATAACTCTGGTATCGTTACAAGCACAAAACGATGTTAAGAAAATATCTGCAGATATAGAATCTATG CTCTCCACGGCTAATTATTCGTTCACATTCCAAGGAGAAGAGTTGATGGTGGATCCTGATTCCGTCTTCTTTGAAATGGAGCAGTCTCAAGCACCTTCTTCCACTGACCCTAACATGATAGCTCCTGCCTGGGACCTGGATACtctttacatcatcatcattgtcatctcCATTGGCATCATGGTCTTGTTCATTTTGCTGCTCTGTCTGGCCAGAGTCTGT GTTAAACGACATAAAGCCAAAACTAAAGCAAAACAGTATCAACAGGGTGAAAATGGTGAAGCTCATAAC CTTAATAACTCAAGACAAATTACCACGATACCAAACCATCTGTACGCCGTCATCGATAACTCAGAGAATTACCAGGACGTCGACGACGTCAGTATCAGCATGGAGGATAGCAGTGCTTACCACACGTACGAGAAACCGAGTACAAACGGCTCTAACCTCGCCATGCAGCCCACGTTGGAGTACAAAGAACTAGAACCGTACAGGGATCATGAAGAAGAAACTTGCTGCCAATTAGAAAGAGACATCTTAGAGAACACAGATTTGTAA
- the LOC139971232 gene encoding uncharacterized protein isoform X2 produces the protein MAVTIRIFVCFVLFWITFCILPSSTAGVGSTDQSSGACASQPCENDGNCMEVNAAFICVCPDGFNGLRCENNVSRPKSEADACTSNPCNAGICVSSGPDRYTCMCTAGWEGENCERDVDECRISNANCETDLTCVNTEGSYTCENLTCKDNPCQNGGLCHQPIGSYPRCLCSEGFTGLHCDMEIIATTSPEPDVGICDREPCQNQGECTPSTSSPSGFTCRCFSGFSGALCDVPLHVVCLYDEVTYHEADVRYVDCNECHCQKGSWFCTKKFCGTIHGSFHFINNYDLIEEDAEEFQRLLREDLINVFSIPQEMLDDIEVSPGSIQVDITLVSLQAQNDVKKISADIESMLSTANYSFTFQGEELMVDPDSVFFEMEQSQAPSSTDPNMIAPAWDLDTLYIIIIVISIGIMVLFILLLCLARVCVKRHKAKTKAKQYQQGENGEAHNLNNSRQITTIPNHLYAVIDNSENYQDVDDVSISMEDSSAYHTYEKPSTNGSNLAMQPTLEYKELEPYRDHEEETCCQLERDILENTDL, from the exons ATGGCCGTCACCATCCGCATTTTCGTGTGCTTTGTGTTGTTTTGGATCACATTCTGTATTCTTCCTTCAAGTACAGCAGGCGTAGGATCAACTG ACCAGAGTTCAGGAGCCTGTGCAAGTCAACCATGTGAAAATGATGGAAACTGCATGGAGGTTAATGCTGCTTTCATCTGTGTTTGCCCAGACGGTTTCAATGGACTGAGGTGTGAGAACAATGTGTCTAGGCCTAAATCAG AAGCTGATGCTTGTACAAGTAACCCTTGTAATGCCGGGATCTGTGTCAGCAGTGGTCCCGATCGGTACACGTGTATGTGTACAGCCGGCTGGGAAGGTGAAAACTGCGAACGAGATGTAGATGAATGCAGGATATCAAACGCAAACTGTGAAACAGACCTGACCTGTGTGAATACAGAGGGAAGTTACACTTGTGAAA ATTTAACATGCAAAGATAATCCATGTCAAAACGGCGGCTTGTGTCATCAGCCAATAGGATCCTACCCACGATGCCTCTGTTCGGAGGGGTTCACTGGGTTACACTGTGATATGGAAATAATCG CCACAACGTCACCGGAACCCGATGTTGGAATATGTGACAGGGAACCCTGTCAGAACCAAGGAGAGTGTACCCCGTCGACATCGAGTCCGTCTGGATTCACCTGCCGATGTTTCAGCGGCTTTTCTGGAGCCCTTTGTGACGTTCCTCTTCACG tCGTCTGTCTGTACGATGAAGTCACGTATCACGAAGCCGACGTGAGATATGTCGATTGCAACGAATG CCATTGCCAGAAAGGATCCTGGTTTTGCACAAAGAAATTCTGCGG GACAATTCACGGCTCCTTCCATTTCATAAACAATTATGACCTGATAGAGGAGGATGCCGAAGAATTTCAAAG GTTGTTGCGAGAGGATCTCATCAACGTTTTTTCAATTCCACAAGAAATGTTAGATGACATAGAG GTGTCTCCGGGTAGTATTCAGGTCGATATAACTCTGGTATCGTTACAAGCACAAAACGATGTTAAGAAAATATCTGCAGATATAGAATCTATG CTCTCCACGGCTAATTATTCGTTCACATTCCAAGGAGAAGAGTTGATGGTGGATCCTGATTCCGTCTTCTTTGAAATGGAGCAGTCTCAAGCACCTTCTTCCACTGACCCTAACATGATAGCTCCTGCCTGGGACCTGGATACtctttacatcatcatcattgtcatctcCATTGGCATCATGGTCTTGTTCATTTTGCTGCTCTGTCTGGCCAGAGTCTGT GTTAAACGACATAAAGCCAAAACTAAAGCAAAACAGTATCAACAGGGTGAAAATGGTGAAGCTCATAAC CTTAATAACTCAAGACAAATTACCACGATACCAAACCATCTGTACGCCGTCATCGATAACTCAGAGAATTACCAGGACGTCGACGACGTCAGTATCAGCATGGAGGATAGCAGTGCTTACCACACGTACGAGAAACCGAGTACAAACGGCTCTAACCTCGCCATGCAGCCCACGTTGGAGTACAAAGAACTAGAACCGTACAGGGATCATGAAGAAGAAACTTGCTGCCAATTAGAAAGAGACATCTTAGAGAACACAGATTTGTAA